A window of Anomalospiza imberbis isolate Cuckoo-Finch-1a 21T00152 chromosome 4, ASM3175350v1, whole genome shotgun sequence contains these coding sequences:
- the RBM46 gene encoding probable RNA-binding protein 46 isoform X2, with protein sequence MKRCGETVARMRQDNKAAANGCDKIRSGVQNGAALLALMEKTGYSMVQQNGQRKFGGPPPGWEGPPPPRGCEVFVGKIPRDMYEDELVPVFERAGKIYELRLMMEFSGENRGYAFVMYSTKEEAQLAIKILNNFEIRPGKFIGVCVSLDNCRLFIGAIPKDKKKEEILNEMKKVTEGVVDVIVYPNATDKTKNRGFAFVEYESHRAAAMARRQLIPGTFQPWGHTIQVDWADPEKVVDEETMQKVKVLYVRNLMISTTEDKIKAEFNKFKPGVVERVKKLRDYAFVHFFHREDAVAAMSIMNGKCIDGASIEVTLAKPVNKEGSWKQHFNGQISPSSENLLGFPNEDGTQKSLGKPASLSVRLNGQHSPGPPEVERSTYHIFPGIKLTPISMYSLKLSHFSSAVMHLDYFCHKNSWAPPEYCLYSTTSQDGKILLVYRVLISSIADDSQNYFMPEKLCTTVEDAKELAAQFTLSHLAPEQAYVTLLSLNAAWWDSKANCTPYLV encoded by the exons ATGAAGCGGTGTGGAGAAA CTGTTGCACGTATGCGTCAGGACAATAAAGCTGCAGCAAATGGATGTGACAAAATCCGAAGTGGTGTTCAAAATGGGGCAGCTTTACTTGCCCTAATGGAGAAGACTGGATACAGCATGGTTCAGCAAAATGGGCAAAGAAAATTTGGTGGTCCTCCACCAG GTTGGGAAGGTCCTCCACCACCTCGTGGATGTGAAGTTTTTGTGGGTAAGATTCCTCGTGATATGTATGAAGATGAGCTAGTTCCTGTTTTCGAGAGAGCTGGGAAGATCTATGAGCTCAGACTGATGATGGAATTCAGTGGTGAGAACCGAGGCTATGCTTTTGTGATGTACTCCACTAAAGAGGAAGCCCAGCTGGCCATCAAGATTcttaataattttgaaattcgTCCAGGGAAGTTTATTGGTGTCTGCGTAAGCTTGGACAACTGCAGACTGTTTATTGGAGCAATTCCtaaagataaaaagaaagaagaaatactgaatgaaatgaaaaaagttACAGAAGGAGTGGTGGATGTCATTGTTTATCCAAATGCCACTGACAAAACTAAAAATCGTGGCTTTGCCTTTGTAGAATATGAAtctcacagagcagctgcaatGGCTAGAAGACAGCTAATCCCAG GAACATTCCAGCCCTGGGGTCATACTATTCAAGTAGACTGGGCAGATCCTGAGAAAGTAGTTGATGAAGAAACTATGCAGAAAGTCAAAGTATTGTATGTGAGAAATTTAATGATATCTACTACAGAGGACAAAATTAAAGCTGAATTCAACAAATTTAAGCCAGGAGTAGTTGAACGTGTGAAGAAGTTGAGGGATTAtgcttttgttcattttttccaCCGTGAAGATGCAGTTGCTGCTATGTCTATAATGAATGGAAAGTGCATTGATGGAGCCAGTATTGAGGTAACACTGGCAAAGCCAGTTAACAAAGAAGGTTCTTGGAAGCAACATTTTAATGGTCAGATAAGTCCCAGTTCTGAAAACCTCTTAGGGTTTCCTAACGAAGATGGTACTCAAAAATCCTTGGGGAAACCAGCAAGTCTTTCAGTTCGTCTGAATGGTCAGCACAGTCCAGGCCCTCCTGAAGTTGAAAGAAGTACATACCACATTTTTCCAGGAATAAAGCTTACTCCAATTAGTATGTATTCTTTAAAGCTGAGTCACTTCAGTTCTGCAGTAATGCATCTGGATTATTTTTGCCATAAAAATAGCTGGGCACCACCAGAATACTGCTTGTATTCAACCACAAGTCAGGATGGGAAAATACTCTTGGTGTACAGGGTGCTTATTTCTAGTATTGCAGATGATTCCCAGAATTATTTCATGCCAGAAAAACTCTGTACAACAGTAGAAGATGCAAAGGAATTGGCAGCACAGTTCACACTTTCACACCTAG CCCCTGAACAAGCATACGTAACATTGCTGTCCCTGAATGCAGCATGGTGGGATAGTAAAG CCAACTGTACACCCTACTTGGTTTGA
- the RBM46 gene encoding probable RNA-binding protein 46 isoform X1 yields the protein MPWPRLPGGSAVARMRQDNKAAANGCDKIRSGVQNGAALLALMEKTGYSMVQQNGQRKFGGPPPGWEGPPPPRGCEVFVGKIPRDMYEDELVPVFERAGKIYELRLMMEFSGENRGYAFVMYSTKEEAQLAIKILNNFEIRPGKFIGVCVSLDNCRLFIGAIPKDKKKEEILNEMKKVTEGVVDVIVYPNATDKTKNRGFAFVEYESHRAAAMARRQLIPGTFQPWGHTIQVDWADPEKVVDEETMQKVKVLYVRNLMISTTEDKIKAEFNKFKPGVVERVKKLRDYAFVHFFHREDAVAAMSIMNGKCIDGASIEVTLAKPVNKEGSWKQHFNGQISPSSENLLGFPNEDGTQKSLGKPASLSVRLNGQHSPGPPEVERSTYHIFPGIKLTPISMYSLKLSHFSSAVMHLDYFCHKNSWAPPEYCLYSTTSQDGKILLVYRVLISSIADDSQNYFMPEKLCTTVEDAKELAAQFTLSHLAPEQAYVTLLSLNAAWWDSKANCTPYLV from the exons ATGCCCTGGCCTCGTCTGCCTGGGGGCAGTG CTGTTGCACGTATGCGTCAGGACAATAAAGCTGCAGCAAATGGATGTGACAAAATCCGAAGTGGTGTTCAAAATGGGGCAGCTTTACTTGCCCTAATGGAGAAGACTGGATACAGCATGGTTCAGCAAAATGGGCAAAGAAAATTTGGTGGTCCTCCACCAG GTTGGGAAGGTCCTCCACCACCTCGTGGATGTGAAGTTTTTGTGGGTAAGATTCCTCGTGATATGTATGAAGATGAGCTAGTTCCTGTTTTCGAGAGAGCTGGGAAGATCTATGAGCTCAGACTGATGATGGAATTCAGTGGTGAGAACCGAGGCTATGCTTTTGTGATGTACTCCACTAAAGAGGAAGCCCAGCTGGCCATCAAGATTcttaataattttgaaattcgTCCAGGGAAGTTTATTGGTGTCTGCGTAAGCTTGGACAACTGCAGACTGTTTATTGGAGCAATTCCtaaagataaaaagaaagaagaaatactgaatgaaatgaaaaaagttACAGAAGGAGTGGTGGATGTCATTGTTTATCCAAATGCCACTGACAAAACTAAAAATCGTGGCTTTGCCTTTGTAGAATATGAAtctcacagagcagctgcaatGGCTAGAAGACAGCTAATCCCAG GAACATTCCAGCCCTGGGGTCATACTATTCAAGTAGACTGGGCAGATCCTGAGAAAGTAGTTGATGAAGAAACTATGCAGAAAGTCAAAGTATTGTATGTGAGAAATTTAATGATATCTACTACAGAGGACAAAATTAAAGCTGAATTCAACAAATTTAAGCCAGGAGTAGTTGAACGTGTGAAGAAGTTGAGGGATTAtgcttttgttcattttttccaCCGTGAAGATGCAGTTGCTGCTATGTCTATAATGAATGGAAAGTGCATTGATGGAGCCAGTATTGAGGTAACACTGGCAAAGCCAGTTAACAAAGAAGGTTCTTGGAAGCAACATTTTAATGGTCAGATAAGTCCCAGTTCTGAAAACCTCTTAGGGTTTCCTAACGAAGATGGTACTCAAAAATCCTTGGGGAAACCAGCAAGTCTTTCAGTTCGTCTGAATGGTCAGCACAGTCCAGGCCCTCCTGAAGTTGAAAGAAGTACATACCACATTTTTCCAGGAATAAAGCTTACTCCAATTAGTATGTATTCTTTAAAGCTGAGTCACTTCAGTTCTGCAGTAATGCATCTGGATTATTTTTGCCATAAAAATAGCTGGGCACCACCAGAATACTGCTTGTATTCAACCACAAGTCAGGATGGGAAAATACTCTTGGTGTACAGGGTGCTTATTTCTAGTATTGCAGATGATTCCCAGAATTATTTCATGCCAGAAAAACTCTGTACAACAGTAGAAGATGCAAAGGAATTGGCAGCACAGTTCACACTTTCACACCTAG CCCCTGAACAAGCATACGTAACATTGCTGTCCCTGAATGCAGCATGGTGGGATAGTAAAG CCAACTGTACACCCTACTTGGTTTGA